The nucleotide window CCCAGGGCGCAGGCGCCGCCGTTGACGTTGACCTTGGCGTGATCCAGGCCCAGCTCCTTGATGGCCAGCATGGTGACCATGGCGAAGGCCTCGTTGATCTCGAACAGATCCACCTCGTCCCTGGACCAGCCGGCCTTGTCCAGCACCTTTTGCATGGCGCCCACAGGGGCTATGGTGAACTCGCTGGGATGCTGGGAGTGGGTGGCGTGGGCGCGGATGCGGGCCAGGGGCTTGAGGCCGCGGGCCAGGGCGTCGCTCTCGCGCATCAGTACCACGGCGGCACCGCCGTCGGAGATGGAGGAGCTGTTGGCGGCGGTGATGGTGCCGTCTTTGGCAAAGGCCGGGCGCAGGGTCGGGATCTTGTCCGGACGGGCATTGCCGGGCTGTTCGTCCACCTTGAAGGTGATCTCGCCCTTGCGGCTCTGGATGCTGACCGGGGTGATCTCGTCCACAAAGGCGCCGCTTTCGATGGCGGCCTGGGCCCGGTGCAGGGACTCGATGGAGAAGGCGTCCATGTCTTCACGGGTCAGGCCGTACTTGTCGGCGGTTTCCTGGGCGAAGGAGCCCATCAGGCGACCCGTGTAGGCGTCTTCCAGGCCGTCGAAGAACATGTGGTCCTTGACCTCGCCATGGCCCATGCGCAGGCCGCCCCTGGCCTTGGGCAGCAGGTAGGGAGCATTGGTCATGGATTCCATGCCGCCGGCCACCACCACCTCGGCGCTGCCGGCTACAAGCAGATCGTGACCAAGCATGACGGTCTTCATGCCGGAGCCGCAGACCTTGTTGACCGTGGTGGCGCCAACGCCGTCGGGGATGCCGGCGTGGCGGGCGGCCTGGCGGGCCGGGGCCTGGCCCAGGCCGGCGGGCAGCACGCAGCCCATCAGCACTTCGCTGATGTCGTCGGCCTTGAGGCCGGCGCGGTTGATGGCTTCACGGATGGCGGTGGCGCCCAGGTTGGGCGCATCTACGGCGCTCAGTGCGCCCTGGAAACCACCCATGGCGGTACGGGCGGCGCCGACGATGACAATGGCGTCCTGACTCATGACTGTGCTCCTTGATGCAATGCTTGCAACTGTGGTGATGAGCACAGACTAACGAAGATTGACGTTTACGGCAACGTAAAGGGGTCCAACCTCTTTACCGGATTTTAACCCAAAAAAAGGGCTCCCGAGGGAGCCCTTGTGCCGGCTTATTCGGCCAGCGGGATATAGGTGACCACCTCGTAGGCCAGCGGCGCCAGGGTGCCCTTGGCCTTGGCAAAGTCGATGAAGGACTGGTTATCCAGGTAACCGCTGTCCACATAGCTGCCTTCGATGCGGTTGAGCAGGGCGTCGAAGCCCTCGCGGCCGCCGGCGGTGAAGTTGGTGGTGCCCACCTTGTAGACGGCGTCGTCTTCCAGGGCTACCCAGTCCTCGCCCACCAGCACGTCGATATCGTAGATGCGCTCACCCTTGGGCAGGTTGCCGTCATAGGTGAAGCGCAGGTGGCCGGTGTAGGGGAAGGAGCCATCGCCGGTGCCGGTCACGCCGTCGGCGTTGGTGGCGTTGTTGATGGCGCCTTCCAGGGCCGCCTTAACATCGCTGCCCTTGAGGTCGAAGCTGACCAGGGTGTTGGAGAACGGCAGCAGGGTGCCGGCCACGAAGCCCACGGTCAGGTCGCCGGCCTTGACGTGGTCACGCACGCCGCCTGAGTTGACGATGGTGAAGTCCACGCCCGGGGTGTGCTGGTACATGGATTCGGCCACCAGGGGCGCAATATTGGAGCCGTGATCGGGCAGGGCCTCGCCGCCACGGGCCTTGCCGGGGATGCGCACGTGGTCCAGATCCTGGCTGACAGTGGCGATGACCTGGCCCATCAGCTCGTCGATGGCGGGCTTGTAGTTTTCATCGATCTTGGCGCGCATGGCGGCGTCTTCTTCGATGATCTGGATGTTGTCCTGCTCGGCCACGAAGGCCTCGACGGCGGCCTGGTCGGCCTCGGTCAGGCTTTCCTTGTTCTCGCCGTCGTACTTATGACGCATGGCGGCGCCGATCAGCAGGCTGTTGTTGCCTTCACAGCTTTCCACCACGCCTTCACCGTTGAAGGTGACGGTGGCCAGGCCCATGGCCTCGGCGTACTGGCCGGCCTGGACGATACAGGCGCCGTTGCGCATCTCGGCGTACTGGCCGTTGTCACCCAGGCCCAGGTTCTCGAAGCTGCCCAGCAGGCTATGGGAGTGGCCACCAACGATGACGTCGATGCCGGCCACGGCGTCGGCCACCCTCTGGTCACGGTCCAGGCCGATGTGGGAGACCATGACAATCTTGTTGATGCCCTGGGCTTCCAGCGCGGCCACTATGCCCCTGGCGGTGTCGATCTCGGCCTTGAAGGCCACGTCTTCGTCGGGGCTGGTGATCTCGAACATGTCCTGCAGCAGCAGGCCGAAGATACCCACCTGCTCGCCGTTGATTTCCTTGACGATGTAGCCGCCAACGTTATCGACGTTGTTGTAGACGTGCAGGTTGTCGATGAGGGACAGCGGCAGCTCCTTGCCGTTGTTCTCGCCGCTCAGATCCAGGTTGGAGGCCAGCACCGGGAAGTCGGCGCGCAGGGCGAACTTGGCCAGGGCCTCGTTGCCCATGTCGAATTCGTGGTTGCCCACCACCATGGCGTCCAGACCGATGTCGGACAGCAGATCGGCGTTGGCGGCGCCCTTGAACTGGGTGAAGTACAGGGAGCCCTGGAAGGCGTCACCGCCGTGCAGGGTCAGCAGCGGCAGTTGCTCCTG belongs to Gallaecimonas sp. GXIMD4217 and includes:
- a CDS encoding 5'-nucleotidase C-terminal domain-containing protein — protein: MMNKHKVAIAVALATLGLAGCDNDTSTAQPEKAQSFQLAIAHMNDTHSHIDAGSTSFYPSIEGEQKKVYAPIGGYARLKARADEIRAWAEQEQLPLLTLHGGDAFQGSLYFTQFKGAANADLLSDIGLDAMVVGNHEFDMGNEALAKFALRADFPVLASNLDLSGENNGKELPLSLIDNLHVYNNVDNVGGYIVKEINGEQVGIFGLLLQDMFEITSPDEDVAFKAEIDTARGIVAALEAQGINKIVMVSHIGLDRDQRVADAVAGIDVIVGGHSHSLLGSFENLGLGDNGQYAEMRNGACIVQAGQYAEAMGLATVTFNGEGVVESCEGNNSLLIGAAMRHKYDGENKESLTEADQAAVEAFVAEQDNIQIIEEDAAMRAKIDENYKPAIDELMGQVIATVSQDLDHVRIPGKARGGEALPDHGSNIAPLVAESMYQHTPGVDFTIVNSGGVRDHVKAGDLTVGFVAGTLLPFSNTLVSFDLKGSDVKAALEGAINNATNADGVTGTGDGSFPYTGHLRFTYDGNLPKGERIYDIDVLVGEDWVALEDDAVYKVGTTNFTAGGREGFDALLNRIEGSYVDSGYLDNQSFIDFAKAKGTLAPLAYEVVTYIPLAE
- a CDS encoding acetyl-CoA C-acyltransferase gives rise to the protein MSQDAIVIVGAARTAMGGFQGALSAVDAPNLGATAIREAINRAGLKADDISEVLMGCVLPAGLGQAPARQAARHAGIPDGVGATTVNKVCGSGMKTVMLGHDLLVAGSAEVVVAGGMESMTNAPYLLPKARGGLRMGHGEVKDHMFFDGLEDAYTGRLMGSFAQETADKYGLTREDMDAFSIESLHRAQAAIESGAFVDEITPVSIQSRKGEITFKVDEQPGNARPDKIPTLRPAFAKDGTITAANSSSISDGGAAVVLMRESDALARGLKPLARIRAHATHSQHPSEFTIAPVGAMQKVLDKAGWSRDEVDLFEINEAFAMVTMLAIKELGLDHAKVNVNGGACALGHPIGCSGTRLLVTLAYALKNRGLNKGIASLCIGGGEATAVAIELV